The Streptomyces rubrogriseus genomic sequence TCGACCTGGTCCTTGACGCGCCGGTCGTAGAGGTCGCGGATCGCGGGCAGGGTGTCCTCGGACAGCTCCGGCAGCCGGGCGGCGTCCGTGTTGGCACGGGCCTGCTCGGGCGAACGGGCGCCCGGGATCACACTCGTCACGCCGGGCTGCTGGACGATCCAGCGCAGCGCCAGCTGGGCCGGGGTGTATCCCTCGGGCGCGAGCGCGGCGAACTCGGCGGCGGCCTCCACCCCGGTGGCGTAGTCCACGCCGGAGAAGGTCTCGCCCTGGTCGAAGGCCTCGCCGTGCCGGTTGAAGTTGCGGTGGTCGTTGGCCGCGAACACGGTGTCCTTGGTGTACTTGCCGGTCAGCAGGCCGGACGCCAGCGGCACCCGGGCGATGATGCCGACGCCGGCCTCGCGGGCCGCGGGCAGGACCTCGCGCAGGGGCTTCATCCGGAACGGGTTGAGGATGATCTGAACGCTCGCCACGTTCGGCCGGGCGATCGCGGTCAGCGCCTCCGCGCACGTCTCGACGCTCACGCCGTACGCGGCGACGCGCTCCTCCTCGACGAGGGTGTCCAGGGCGTCGAACACCTCGTCGCTGGAGTAGACGGGCGTCGGCGGGCAGTGCAGCTGCACCAGGTCGAGGCGGTCGACGCCGAGGTTGCGGCGGGAACGGTCGTTCCACTCCCGGAAGTTGTCCAGGACGTAGTTCTGCGGGACCTGCTCGACCCGGCGGCCCATCTTGGTGGCGACCAGGACGTGCAGGTCCGGCCTGCTCGCCAGGAAGGTCGCGATGGTCTGCTCGCTGCGGCCGTCGCCGTAGACGTCCGCCGTGTCGAAGAAGGTCACCCCCGACTCGGCCGCCGCCTCCAGCACCGCGAGGGCTTCCTTGTCGTCTACGTCTCCCCAGTCGGCGCCCAGTTGCCAGGTGCCGAGGCCGACCACCGACGCGTGCTGATCCGACCTGCCGAAAGTGCGCTCGTCCATGGTGTCAGTCTGTCATCCGCGGTGCGCGGGCACCGCGTCGGGACGCCCGGAGCGGACCCGTCCGTCGCCGGCGGCGAGTCTGCGTGCCTGGACGGTGCGCGCGATCACGGGCCCCAGCCGGCGCTTGACCCTGCGCAGCGTCTCCAGCCGGCCGGCCGCCCGGTCGATCCGGTAGTACAGCCGGGGCGGGAGGTGCGGCAGCAGCGGCGAGTGGCGCTGGCCGAGCAGGGCGAACATCTGCTCCGGCGGCAGGTGGATGTAGCGGGGCAGGTTCTCGTACCACTGGGCGCTGAGTCGGGCCGCGCTCTGCACCGGCAGCAGGGCCGCCCGCCGTTCGCGTTCGTAGTGGGCGAGGGCCTCCGGCAGGGTGTCCCGCTCGCGCAGGGCGGTGGCCAGGGCCATGGCGTCCTCCAGGGCGAGCGTGGTGCCGGCGCCGATGGAGTAGTGCGTGGTGTGGGCGGCGTCGCCGAGCAGGACGAGGTTGTCCCGCGACCAGGTGCGGTTGGTGAGGGTGCGGAAGACGGGCCAGGCGGTACCGGCCCGCCCGGAGGACCGCGCGGTGAGCGGGTGTCCGTCCAGGACGTCGGCGAAGAGCTTCTCCAGCAGGACGAGCCCCTCGGCCTCGTCGGCGCGGTCCAGGCCCAGGCCGGTCCAGGTCCCGGGCGCGCACTCGACGACGCAGGTGCTGCCCTCGGGGCCGAAACCGTAGCCGTACGCCCAGATCCAGCCGTGGTCGGTCTCGACGAAGGCGAAGGTGAAGGCGTCGAAGACCTTGGTGGTGCCGAGCCACACGTAGTGGTCGCGGCCGCCGGTGATCTCGGTGCCGAAGTGGTCGGCGTGGTGGGTGCGCAGGGCGCTGCCCGCCCCGTCGGCCGCCACCACGAGGTCGGCGGCGGGCGGGTTCGCGCCGGTGACCGAATGCTCGAACGCCAGGCGCACGCCCAGCTCGCGGGCGCGGGCGGCGAGGATCGCGAGGAGCCGGTGGCGGCCGATGCCGAAGCCCTCGTCGCCGTGGTGCCGGGTGGCCAGGCCGCCGACGTGGGCGACACCGTCCCGCCAGCGCACGGAGTGCTCCTCGACGGCGCGGGCGGAGTCGGGGTCGTGCTCGCGGAGCCGGTCGAGCAGTCCGCGCCAGTAGGTGACGCCCCAGCCGTAGGTGGAGCCCTCCGGATCGCGTTCGTACACGGTGACGTCATGGGCCGGGTCCTGCCGCTTCAGCAGGATCGACAGATACAGTCCGGCGGGCCCACCGCCGACGCAGGCGACCTTCACACACACCCCTGGTATGCACTCATTACGGTCATTACGGTCATTCGGGACCGCAGAGTAACAAGGCAGGGGCCGCGGACGGGGGCTACACGGCCGTGGGGGTCGTCGGGGTCATCCGGTGGCCACCGTGCGGCACTCCGGGTGGCCCCAGCCCTGGTCGTTCTTGGCGATGGGTTCGCCGGCCGCGTACGAGCGGCCGCACAGGCAGCGTCCGGGGAACTTCGCCTTGATGGTGCGGGCCGAGGAGCCGCCGCCGCCCTTTCGTGCCGCGCCGGACGACCCCCGGCGCGGTGCCTTGCGGGCCGCCGGAACGTCGGGGGCGGGCGGCGGCTCCGGGGAGCCGAGACCGCTGCCCGCGGCTTCCTGGACGACGGCCGCCTGGCTGGCGGCACGGTCGGCGAAGTCGTTGAGCCGGTCGCCGTCCACCTGGTGGGCGGGTACGTAGCGGAACTCGACGGAGCGGCCGTCGAGCAGCTCGTCGATGCGCACGACCAGCTCCTGGTTGGCGACCGGCTTGCCGGCGGCCGTCTTCCAGCCGTTGCGCTTCCAACCGGGCAGCCAGGTGGTGACGGCCTTCATGGCGTACTGCGAGTCCATCCGGACCTCGAGCGGCACGTCGGGGTCGGTGGACGCCAGCAGGCGCTCCAGCGCGGTCAGTTCGGCGATGTTGTTGGTGGCCCTGCCCAGCGGGCCGGCCTCCCAGCGGACCGGGTTCTCCGACGCGTCGGCGACCACCCAGGCCCAGCCGGCCGGACCCGGGTTTCCCTTCGAAGCCCCGTCGCACGCGGCCACTGCACGTTCACGCATGCGCCCGATCATGCCATGGCCCGGCGGGGCTTCCGGACAGGGCTCAGGAGACGTCCGTGACCTCGGGCATCTCTCCCTCGGTGGTCGTGACGTCGATCACCGAGAAGCTCGCGCCCTGCGGGTCGCTCAGCGCCGCGAACCGGCCGAAGGGGGTCGTGACCGGACCGAACCGCAGGATGCCGCCCCGCTCGGTGGCGCGGGACACGGCCGCGTCGCAGTCGCCGACGGTGAAGTAGACGTTGATGTAGGGCGGGACCTCGGGCGGGAAGTCCTCCGTCATGGCCATGCGGCCCAGGACGGGGTCGTCGCCGAGGTCGAAGAGGCGGAAGTCCACCTGGTCGTCCTGCATCTGCCGGGCCCGGTAGGAGAAGACCGCGGGGAAGAAGGCGTCCGACTTCGCGGGCTCGCGGGTGAAGACCTCGGCCCAGCAGTACGCGCCGGGGACGGCCGTCGCCTCGAAGCCCTCGTGCCTGTCGCCCTGCCAGACTCCGAAGACCACCCCGCTCGGGTCGCGGGCCAGGCACATGGTGCCGAAGTCGCCGACCTTCATCGGCTCCAGCAGCAGCTCACCGCCGGCCTCGCGGATCCGCCCGGCGGTCGCCGCCGCGTCCGGGGAGGCGAAGTAGAGGCACCACTGGGACTGGTCCTCGTGACCGGGCGGGGGCGGGACCACGGCGGCCACCGCCTTGCCGTCCGCGTAGCACTGGGTGTAGTTGCCGAACTCCGTCGACGACTCGCCGAAGGTCCAGCCGAGGACGTCGCCGTAGAAGCTCTTGGCTCCCTCGACGTCGGTGAACATCGCGTCGGCCCAGCAAGGGGCCCCTTGGGGTTGCACGGCCATGACTGCCGCCTCCTGTACGGACAAATGGTTCGGACTGCGAGGGGACGGAACGACCCGGACCCGGTCCGGTTCCTCACGCTAGCCATCCCGTCCCCGCCCCGCGCGCCGGCGGCGCGTCACTCCCCGGCGTACGCCTGCTCCAGTGCGGCGATGTCGAGCTTGCGCATCGACATCATGGCCTTGTTGGCCCGCGCCACCCTGGCGGGATCGGGGTCGCGGAACATCTCCTCGAGCCGACGCGGGACGACCTGCCAGGACACGCCGAACCGGTCCTTGAGCCAGCCGCAGGGCCCGTCCTCGCCGCCGCCCTCGGTGAGCCTGGTCCAGTAGTGGTCGACCTCGTCCTGGTCCTCGCAGGTGATCTGGAAGGAGATCGCCTCGTTGAACGTGAACTGCGGGCCGCCGTTGAGGCCCACGAACTTCTGGCCGTTGGCGGTGAACTCGACGGTCAGCACCGAGCCGGCGGGCTGCGGAGCTCCCTCGGGGTAGCGGGTGACGGCGCCGATGCCGGAGTTCTTGAAGACGGAGACGTAGAAGTGGGCGGCGTCCTCGGCGTCGCCGTCGAACCACAGGCAGGTGGTGAATCCGTCGGTGCTCATGAGTACCTCCAGGGAGCGGAACACGGTCACCACTGTCGACCGGCGCGGACCGCGGAACTCATCGCTCTGCCGGTGGCGAATCTGCCGCGGGCAGAGAAGTCCCCTGTCCGGGCCTCGACGGGCCGAGAGTGGAGGAACCGCGGCGCCGTTCGGCCGCACACCCCGCACCACCCCCGCACGGCCGGCCACGCCTGGCCACGACTCGACAAGGAGCGCCGATGTCTCCATTCACCGCCGGCCCCGCCCCGGCCCGAACGCCCAGGGCCGAGGAGGGCGACACCCCCGCGACCCGGTTCGACGACCGGCTCGCCGAGCAGCTGCTCGACCAGCGGATCGTGCTCCTCGGCACGCAGGTCGACGAGGTCTCCGCGAACCGGGTCTGCGCGCAGCTGCTGATCCTGTCCGCACAGGACCCGCGCACCGACATCAGCCTGTACGTCAACAGCCCCGGCGGCTCCGTGCACGCGGGGCTCGCCATCTACGACACCATGCGGCTGATCCCCAACGACGTCTCGACGCTCGCCATGGGCTTCGCCGCCAGCATGGGGCAGTTCCTGCTGAGCGTGGGCACCGCTGGCAAGCGCTACGCGCTGCCGAACGCGCGGATCATGATGCACCAGCCCTCGGCGGGCATCGGCGGCACCACCGCCGACATCGAGATCCAGGCGGACAACCTGGACTTCACCAAGCGGACCATCGAGCGGATCACCGCCGAGCACACCGGTCAGAGCCCCGAGACCATCTCCCGGGACGGCGACCGCGACCGCTGGTTCACGGCCGAGGAGGCCAGGGAGTACGGAATGGTGGACCAGGTCGTGCAGTCCCTCGCGGACGTGCGCCCGGCCGCCACCAGGCGACGGATGGGACTGTGACATGGGCAGCTACACGATTCCGAACGTCGTCGAGCGGACCCCGCAGGGCGAACGGTCCTACGACGTGTTCAGCCGGCTGCTGTCCGAGCGGATCATCTTCCTGGGGACCGAGATCGACGACGGCGTGGCCAACGTCGTGATCGCACAGCTCCTGCACCTGGAGTCGTCGGCCCCCGAGAGCGAGATCGCCGTCTACATCAACTCTCCCGGCGGCTCGTTCACGTCGCTGATGGCGATCTACGACACGATGACCTTCGTGCAGGCGCCGATCTCGACGTTCTGTGTGGGGCAGGCGGCGTCCACGGCGGCCGTCCTGCTGGCGGGCGGGGACCCCGGGCGGCGGTTCGTGCTCGAGCACGCGCGGGTCCTGCTGGGGCAGCCGGCCAGCGGCGGCCGCCAGGGCACGGTGTCCGACCTGGCACTCCAGGCCAAGGAGATGGTGCGGATCCGCTCCCAGGTGGAGGAGGTGCTGGCCCGCCACACGCACCACGACGTCGCGACGCTGCGTGCGGACATGGACCGGGACAAGGTGTTCACCGCCCAGGAGGCGGTGGCCTACGGGCTGGCCGACGAGGTGCTCGCGCGGCGCCTGGCGAGGGTCTGAGCCGCCGGGCCGGCGTCCCCGCGGTGCGGGGGCGCCGGCCCGTGCGCGTCCTCAGGCGGCCAGGCACATCCCGTCGAACCGCGCGCCGGACGCCCCGCGGCCCGCTCCCGGGCCGGTGTGCCGGGAGGTGAGCCGGATCAGCTCGCCCTGCGCGCGGGCGAGCAGGTCGCCCAGACCCAGTCCGAGGGCGCCCGCGGCGGCGGCCAGTACTTCGGAGGACGCCTCCTTGCGGCCGCGCTCCACCTCCGAGAGGTAGGGCATGGAGATCCGGGCGGCCTCGGCGACCTCCTTCAGCGTGCGCTCCTGCTCCAGGCGTTCACGCCGCAGGACGTCTCCGACCAGGTCGCGCCACAGGGGCTCTCGCGCGGTGGGCGGCCTTCGCTCCGGGGGAACCGGTGAGGCGGCGGGCCGCACCCCCGGGCGCGTGGCCTGCGGGCGCGTGGCCTGCGGGCGCGTGGCCTGCGGGCGCGTGGCCTGCGGGCGCGTGGCCTGTGGGCGCAGCGGAATGACGCGGGCTTCGTTCGGCACGTGGCTGGTCACCTCCTCAGCCTAGGGTTCCGCGCGCGTCCCGGAAGGGTGCGGCGTTCCGCCCTCAGGAGAATCCGCGGCGCTCGCCCCAGCGGCCCGGATGCCGCGGGCCGTCGGCGGGACTAGGCTGGTCGGAAATCGGAGGCATGAGCCGTCGCGACCCGGGTACCCGCAAGCGCGAAAAGCCTAGGGAGAGCCGTGACTTTCGTGGGAGAGGCAATGCAGACCGCCGTGGTCCGTCCGCAAGCGCAGGTTGTCGGGAAGACCGCCGGGAGCGGGACGGGTGAGGGATCACCGCGGGACGTCGGGGACCCCCGGAGCGTGGCACCGCGCGACGCGCGGCAGTTGTCCCGCCAGTTCTTCCGGCGTCTGACGGAACTCGAAGAGGGCACGGCCGAGTACCAGTTCGCGCGCAACACGCTGATCGAGATGAACATGTCGCTCGTGCGGTTCGCCGCGGGCCGTTTCCGCGGTCGCGGGAACGACATGGAGGACATCGTCCAGACCGGCATGATCGGCCTGATCAAGGCCATCGACCGCTTCGAGTTGTCGCGCGAGGTCGAGTTCACGTCCTTCGCGCTGCCCTACATCGTCGGCGAGATCAAGCGCTTCTTCCGGGACACCACCTGGGCGGTGCACGTCCCGCGCCGGCTCCAGGAGCTGCGCGTGGAGCTGGCCAGGGCCCGCGAGGAGCTCTCCACCCGCCTGGACCGCGAGCCCACGGTCGCCGAACTCGCCACGCTGATGAACATCGGCGAGGACCAGGTGATCGAGGGCCAGATCGCGTCCAACGGCTACAACTCCTCCTCGCTGGACGCCGCGCTGACCGGTGACGGACCCGAGAACGGCGAGTCGGTGCTGGCGGACTTCATCGGTGTGGAGGAGGACGGGCTGCGGCTCGTGGAGGACTTCCACTCGCTGGCCCCGCTGATGGCCGAGCTGAGCGAGCGGGACCGGCAGATCATCCACCTGCGGTTCGTGGAGGAGGCCACCCAGGCGGAGATCGGCGAACGGCTCGGCTGCTCGCAGATGCACGTGTCCCGGCTGATCAAGCGGATCATCACCCGGCTGCGCGAGGGCATGCTGGGCGAACTCGGCTGCGCCTGAGCCCCGCCGCGCGGTGGTGCCCGTCAGCCTTCGGTGAGGGGCACCACCGCGCGCACCCGCTTGCCGACCGGCACGCGTTCGACGACGACCGTCTCCACCAGGGCGTGCACGATCTCCAGGCCGTGCTGCCCGATGCGTTCGGGGTCGCGGGGGAAGCGCTCCGGCACCGCGCCGCTGCTGTCGTACACGGTCACCGCCACCGAGGCGCCCGTCCCCTCGAGCTCCAGGATGTACGGCCCCATGCTGTGCCGGTCCGCGTTGGTGACCAGCTCGCTCACCACGAGGAGCACCGCCCCGTCGGCGCGGGGGCCGATCGTGGCGCACCACTCGGTCCTCAGCTGGTCGAGGAAGAGCGAGGCGAAGGAACGCGCCTGCGCTATGCATCCCGGCTCGCCGGAGTAGTGTGCCGCCCGCCTGAGCGGTTCAACGGGTACGTCGAAACCAGTCGGTATCACTGCCCCGTCCAGGTACTCGGTCATGCGTTTCTCTCTCGGAAGCCGGACTGGCCGGACGCTGCTGCACCTGTCCTCGTACCCCGAGTCGCGCGTCGCAGTCCACGTCTCTTCGCAGTGCGGGCATCGTCACAGTGGTCCGGGGAACCCGTGGCGTCGAGAAGGGTGTGCGATCTGGACGGGGGAAGGGTGTGCGATGGACGAACTGATGGCCGCGCGAAGCCTCACCACCCGGCCGGTGGTCACCCTCGGCGGCGATGCGGTCGCCCACGTCAAGGACACCGTATGCGACGCCGCCGCGGAGCGGATCACCGGTTTCACCCTGACGGGGCGGGGCCTGCTGTCCGGCCCGCTCAAGGAGGGCCTGCCGTGGTCGGCCGTGTACGCGCTGGGCCATGACGCGGTGATGATCCGGGACCGGCGGGGCCTGGTGAACGCGGCGGCGATGACGGCGCACCAGCAGAACCTCCGGGCCCGGTTGCGGGGGGCGAGGGTGCTGACCGAGGCGGGGACGGAGATCGGCACGGTGCTCGACGTCGTGGTGGAGGGCGGCACCGGCGGCCGGGTGGTCGGCTTCCGGGTGGCGGCGAGCCGGCGGTTCGTGCCGGGCCCCACCCGGCACCGGCGCCGGGTGTACGTGCCGCGCGGCCGGACGCTCACCGTCAGCGGCCGGGCCCTGGTGCTTCCCGACGGCGCGGTCCGGCACGTCGCCGACGACCTGCCCGGTTTCACCGCCCTGGTCGGCGGTGTGCCCGGCCCGTGGCAGGGGTCGCTGCCGTGATGCTCTTCACCGAGGTGTGCGGGCTGCCGGTGATACCGCAGGAGGGCGCCGCGCCGCTCGGCACCGTGACGTCCCTGGACGTAGACGTGGTCTCCGGCGCCGTCAGCCACGTCCGGTGGCGCGGCGGCCGGTTCCGGAGGGAGACGGCGCTGCCCTGGGACGCCGTGCACACCGTCGGACCGGGCGCGGTGCGGGTACGGTCCGCCGCCCTCGAAGCGGTGCCGCTCCACCACGACCACGAGTTGCTGGGCCGCCGGATCCTCACCGAGACGGGAACCGAGCGGGGCACGGTGCTGGACGTCGCGTTCGACACCCTGAGCGCCCGCCTCCTCGCGCTCTTCACCACCCGCGGCGAGCTGCCGCCCGACCGTCTGCTGGGTCTCGGCGACTACGCCCTCATCGTGCGGGCGGCCTGAACCCCGGCCGCCCCGGCGCCGGGCCCGGGGCCTAGGCCGCCGTCCGACGCGTACGGCTCTGTCGGCGGGCGTGCCCGGCGGGGGCTGCTTAGCGTGGCAGCGTGAGTCCGCGAACCCCCGCAGTACCTCCCGTACCCCCCGGGCCTCCCGGTTCCCCCGGGCCTCCGGGGTCTCCCGGGTCCCCCGGTCGGGCGGTCGCCCGGCACGGCTGGGCGCAGGCCCTGGGCACGGTGCTGGCCGGGCTGGTCGCCATGGAGGGCGTGGCGGCGCTCGGGTTGTGGGCCGCCGGTGCCGCGGACCTGCCCGACCGCGCCTTTCCCCGGGTCGTCGTGGCGACGTTCGTCACCTCCGTGGGCGGTGCGGTGGAGATGTCCGGCGACGCGGGTGAGCTGGCGGCCACCGACGCGGGTCTGACCGTGATGCCGCTGTCCGTCACCCTGACCGGCGCGCTGGTGATCGCCCGGGGCTTCCTGCGGCCGCTGCGCCACCGGGCCGTCGTCGGGACGCGGGAACTGGCCGGCTGGGCGGGGCGGATCGCCGTGCTGTGGCTGCTCGCCCTCCTCGGGGCGGGGTTCGCGGCGCGGCAGACGTTCGAGGTCTCCCTCGGTGAGGGGCTGCTGAGTGACCTCGGCGACCTGTTCGGCGTGCGTCCGACCGTCGGTTTCACCACGGACGTGCCGCTGACCGTCCTGTTCGGACTGCTGTGGCTGGCGGGGGTGCTCGTCCTCGCCCTGCTGGTCTCGCACCGGGCGCCGCTGCCCGGGCGGCTGCTGCGGCTGCGGACGTCGGTGCGGCCGGCCGCGTACGCGATGGTCGCGCTGCTGCTGGCGTACGTGGTCGTGGGCGTCGTCGTCGCGCTGGTCGTCGCCGCGACGCGGGACCGTCCGGCGGACACCTTCGCCGTGCTGCTGCTCGGGCTGCCGAACCTGGCCTGGCCCGCGCTCACGATCGGTCTCGGGGCCACCTGGAACGGGCGGGTGGAGGGGCCGTTCGGGCTCCCGATGCCGCGGGTGCTCGACGAGGTGCTGCGCACGCCGGACGTCTCGACCGTGAACGTGGGCACGCTCGCCGAGCACGACGGACGGATGTGGTGGCTCCTGGTCGCCGCGGCCGTCCTGGTCCTGTCGGCCGGATTCCTCATGGCGTCCCGCTGTCCGGCCCGGCTGCCCGCCTGGCTGCACGCCGTGCGCATGGCCGTCGCCCTGGCCCTCACCGTCCTCATGATCGGCCTGGTCGGGCGGGTCTCCGCCCACTACGGGCTGTCGGTGCTCGGCATCGGCGACCTGGGCGGCGGGCTGGCGGGGCAGGTGTTCCTGCGGCCGCGTCTGTGGGGTGCGGTGGGTCTCGCGCTGCTGTGGGGGCTGGTCGCCGGGTTCCTGGGCGCGTTGCTCGCCCGGTGGGTGGGCGGGCGGTCCCGTCGGGTCCGGCACTGAGGGGTGTCGGTCCGGGGCCGGGGTCAGGCGACGGGGACGACCAGGGGCGGCGCGGCCCGCTGCATCCGCAGCGCGTCCACGGACTCGGCCATCAGTTCGTACTCGGTGGTCTCGTCACTGGTCGCGAGGCGTACCAGATTCCCCGCGGCGAGTTCGTCGGCGACCAGCTCCTGCTGTACGTCGTCGGCGCACCAGGCGCGCAGCCTGAGCGGCACGTCGGGCGCGTCGTCGGCGACGGGAGTCAGGGCGCCGCGCGGTAAGTGGGGGGTGTCGGGCTGCGGATCCAGCCGCTCGGCGATCCACATCGCCCGGTCGCGCAGCCACCACAGGGCCAGCGCGAGGGTGGGGGCCCGGTAGGTGCCCAGGGGGACGCCGATGCGCCGGCCGTCACAGACACCGTAGGCGGTGACATGGCACAGGAATTCGTCGTGCACTGCTACCCTCCCCCGTCACTCAGCCCGCCTGCCGGTCCGGCATGACGTCCGTGCGGCTCGTGTGCTGTGCGTGAGGGCGCTGTCGCATGGTGTGAAAGGCCCTAGTGGTGAGTATGTTCACTACTGAACCACTGTCACCATGAATTTCCGGCCAGTCTCCTGGCATATTCGCGGCGTGGGTTGGCCGAAATGCCGCGCCGCCTCCGTGCCGCCTGCCATGACCCCGGGGGTAATCGACGGTGCCGACGGGCCCGGGCAGGGTGGTCGTACCGGGTCACCGGAACCGGGACCCGGCTCCTGACCAGCACGCCCACCTCATTGGAGGCTGATCGCCATGTCCGCACCCACCCGCCGTTACGAGGACGCCGTCGCCCGCTACTTCGAGGCCTGGAACGCGGGTCCGGACGCGGTGGCCAAGGCGGTCGCCGCGGCCTGGACGGAGGACGGCGGCTACACCGACCCCTTGGCCGACGTGCGCGGCCACGACGGGATCGCCGCCGTGATCGCGGCGGCGCACGAGCAGTTCCCCGGCTTCTCCTTCCGGCTGTTGGGCCCGGTCGACGGGCACCACGACACGGCGCGCTTCTCCTGGGAGCTGGTGAGCGACGCCGAGGAGGGCGGGGCGCCGGTGGCCGGGTTCGACGTGATCACCCTGGACGGCGAGGACCGCATCCGGTCGGTGTTCGGCTTCCTGGACCGGGTGCCCGCGGGGGCGTGAGCACCGGACGACGCGAACACGGCGGTTCCGGAGGCGCCGTACGCCTCCGGAACCGCCGTGCACGTCCGGTCCGGTCGGACAGGCCCTAGCCCTGGACGATCTTGTCGATGCGGGCCAGTTCGTCGGCGTCGAAATTCAGGTTCCCGATGGCCGCGACGCTGTCCTCCAGCTGCCGCGGGCTGCTCGCGCCGACCAGCGCCGAGGTCACCCTGCCCTGCCGCAGCACCCAGGCGAGCGCCGTCTGGGCCAGCGACTGGCCGCGGGATGCGGCGATCTCGTTCAGGGCGCGCAGCTTGCCGACGAGTTCCTCGGTGACCGCGTCGGAGTTCAGGAAGGGGCTGTCGCTCGCGGCCCGCGAGTCCTCCGGGATGCCGTTCAGGTAGCGGCCGGTCAGCAGGCCCTGCTCCAGCGGGGAGTAGGCGATGGAGCCGACTTCCAGCTCGTCGAGGGCGTCCAGCAGGCCGCTGGTCTCGGGCCGCCGGTCGAGCATGGAGTAGCGCGGCTGGTGGATCAGCAGCGGGGTGCCCAGCTCGGCGAGGATGCGGGCGGCCTCGCGGGTCTGCTCCGGCGAGTAGTTGGAGACGCCGACGTACAGCGCCTTGCCCTGCTGCACCGCCGTGTGCAGGGCGCCCATCGT encodes the following:
- a CDS encoding aldo/keto reductase, which encodes MDERTFGRSDQHASVVGLGTWQLGADWGDVDDKEALAVLEAAAESGVTFFDTADVYGDGRSEQTIATFLASRPDLHVLVATKMGRRVEQVPQNYVLDNFREWNDRSRRNLGVDRLDLVQLHCPPTPVYSSDEVFDALDTLVEEERVAAYGVSVETCAEALTAIARPNVASVQIILNPFRMKPLREVLPAAREAGVGIIARVPLASGLLTGKYTKDTVFAANDHRNFNRHGEAFDQGETFSGVDYATGVEAAAEFAALAPEGYTPAQLALRWIVQQPGVTSVIPGARSPEQARANTDAARLPELSEDTLPAIRDLYDRRVKDQVEGRW
- a CDS encoding FAD-dependent monooxygenase — encoded protein: MKVACVGGGPAGLYLSILLKRQDPAHDVTVYERDPEGSTYGWGVTYWRGLLDRLREHDPDSARAVEEHSVRWRDGVAHVGGLATRHHGDEGFGIGRHRLLAILAARARELGVRLAFEHSVTGANPPAADLVVAADGAGSALRTHHADHFGTEITGGRDHYVWLGTTKVFDAFTFAFVETDHGWIWAYGYGFGPEGSTCVVECAPGTWTGLGLDRADEAEGLVLLEKLFADVLDGHPLTARSSGRAGTAWPVFRTLTNRTWSRDNLVLLGDAAHTTHYSIGAGTTLALEDAMALATALRERDTLPEALAHYERERRAALLPVQSAARLSAQWYENLPRYIHLPPEQMFALLGQRHSPLLPHLPPRLYYRIDRAAGRLETLRRVKRRLGPVIARTVQARRLAAGDGRVRSGRPDAVPAHRG
- a CDS encoding ribonuclease H family protein, whose protein sequence is MIGRMRERAVAACDGASKGNPGPAGWAWVVADASENPVRWEAGPLGRATNNIAELTALERLLASTDPDVPLEVRMDSQYAMKAVTTWLPGWKRNGWKTAAGKPVANQELVVRIDELLDGRSVEFRYVPAHQVDGDRLNDFADRAASQAAVVQEAAGSGLGSPEPPPAPDVPAARKAPRRGSSGAARKGGGGSSARTIKAKFPGRCLCGRSYAAGEPIAKNDQGWGHPECRTVATG
- a CDS encoding VOC family protein, coding for MAVQPQGAPCWADAMFTDVEGAKSFYGDVLGWTFGESSTEFGNYTQCYADGKAVAAVVPPPPGHEDQSQWCLYFASPDAAATAGRIREAGGELLLEPMKVGDFGTMCLARDPSGVVFGVWQGDRHEGFEATAVPGAYCWAEVFTREPAKSDAFFPAVFSYRARQMQDDQVDFRLFDLGDDPVLGRMAMTEDFPPEVPPYINVYFTVGDCDAAVSRATERGGILRFGPVTTPFGRFAALSDPQGASFSVIDVTTTEGEMPEVTDVS
- a CDS encoding VOC family protein gives rise to the protein MSTDGFTTCLWFDGDAEDAAHFYVSVFKNSGIGAVTRYPEGAPQPAGSVLTVEFTANGQKFVGLNGGPQFTFNEAISFQITCEDQDEVDHYWTRLTEGGGEDGPCGWLKDRFGVSWQVVPRRLEEMFRDPDPARVARANKAMMSMRKLDIAALEQAYAGE
- a CDS encoding ATP-dependent Clp protease proteolytic subunit, whose amino-acid sequence is MSPFTAGPAPARTPRAEEGDTPATRFDDRLAEQLLDQRIVLLGTQVDEVSANRVCAQLLILSAQDPRTDISLYVNSPGGSVHAGLAIYDTMRLIPNDVSTLAMGFAASMGQFLLSVGTAGKRYALPNARIMMHQPSAGIGGTTADIEIQADNLDFTKRTIERITAEHTGQSPETISRDGDRDRWFTAEEAREYGMVDQVVQSLADVRPAATRRRMGL
- a CDS encoding ClpP family protease, giving the protein MGSYTIPNVVERTPQGERSYDVFSRLLSERIIFLGTEIDDGVANVVIAQLLHLESSAPESEIAVYINSPGGSFTSLMAIYDTMTFVQAPISTFCVGQAASTAAVLLAGGDPGRRFVLEHARVLLGQPASGGRQGTVSDLALQAKEMVRIRSQVEEVLARHTHHDVATLRADMDRDKVFTAQEAVAYGLADEVLARRLARV
- a CDS encoding helix-turn-helix domain-containing protein, producing MTSHVPNEARVIPLRPQATRPQATRPQATRPQATRPQATRPGVRPAASPVPPERRPPTAREPLWRDLVGDVLRRERLEQERTLKEVAEAARISMPYLSEVERGRKEASSEVLAAAAGALGLGLGDLLARAQGELIRLTSRHTGPGAGRGASGARFDGMCLAA
- a CDS encoding RNA polymerase sigma factor SigF, coding for MQTAVVRPQAQVVGKTAGSGTGEGSPRDVGDPRSVAPRDARQLSRQFFRRLTELEEGTAEYQFARNTLIEMNMSLVRFAAGRFRGRGNDMEDIVQTGMIGLIKAIDRFELSREVEFTSFALPYIVGEIKRFFRDTTWAVHVPRRLQELRVELARAREELSTRLDREPTVAELATLMNIGEDQVIEGQIASNGYNSSSLDAALTGDGPENGESVLADFIGVEEDGLRLVEDFHSLAPLMAELSERDRQIIHLRFVEEATQAEIGERLGCSQMHVSRLIKRIITRLREGMLGELGCA
- a CDS encoding ATP-binding protein, which gives rise to MTEYLDGAVIPTGFDVPVEPLRRAAHYSGEPGCIAQARSFASLFLDQLRTEWCATIGPRADGAVLLVVSELVTNADRHSMGPYILELEGTGASVAVTVYDSSGAVPERFPRDPERIGQHGLEIVHALVETVVVERVPVGKRVRAVVPLTEG
- a CDS encoding PRC-barrel domain-containing protein; the protein is MDELMAARSLTTRPVVTLGGDAVAHVKDTVCDAAAERITGFTLTGRGLLSGPLKEGLPWSAVYALGHDAVMIRDRRGLVNAAAMTAHQQNLRARLRGARVLTEAGTEIGTVLDVVVEGGTGGRVVGFRVAASRRFVPGPTRHRRRVYVPRGRTLTVSGRALVLPDGAVRHVADDLPGFTALVGGVPGPWQGSLP
- a CDS encoding PRC-barrel domain-containing protein; translation: MMLFTEVCGLPVIPQEGAAPLGTVTSLDVDVVSGAVSHVRWRGGRFRRETALPWDAVHTVGPGAVRVRSAALEAVPLHHDHELLGRRILTETGTERGTVLDVAFDTLSARLLALFTTRGELPPDRLLGLGDYALIVRAA